From the genome of Capsicum annuum cultivar UCD-10X-F1 chromosome 4, UCD10Xv1.1, whole genome shotgun sequence:
GTTCTAATAAGATAATGTCCAATGCCATAAATAATCCCCTGGTTTTAATTTAACTTGATCAAAGAAAGAGAAGATGTTAtcattgtcttttcttctttttcttttatggtTTGAAAACACACACATTAAAGTCTATTCTCTCTTATGACAGCCAAAAGCATTGAACAAAAGTACCAACAAAGACATCTCatacaaaatcaaaagatattgtCTCCCAACTTACCCTCCCACATTCTTTCACCTTTTTCCCCTTTTTGTTTGTgcctaattttattatttttttttccttaggtGAATCTAATtgcatgtcatcccaaattgtcCTTTAATCTTCTAATATCCTCACCTTTTACACCCCTTAATACTCCTAAATCCTGATCCTTACCTTTTAGGTtactattttcatctttttctttttcacctttttcaattttaattttttttttaaaagtttatatTGATTTATGTTAATTTGTCCCCACCAACTTATGAACATTAGTACAAAAGTTAGATGAGGAAATGCAACTCACATGGAGCTAGCAACTCTTTTTTACTTATGGTAAATCTTGGCAGCTGTACTTCCATTGCACTAAAGCCATAAGAAttgcaaataaaataaaataaaacaaaataactttttttttttcatttttaaaccaTTTGAACTTTTAGATAATTCAACACGTACGATTTAATATTGTACAACAAGATAGATATCCTGTGTTCAACCAAAAAAGATAAGGCagttctctttttaaaaaaaagaaaagaacagaataaacctaaaattaataaaatcagcacaaaaaaaaaaaatctagcaaTTTAAATGATTAGATGTGGTAGTTCATacatattattaataataagacCTAGTTAAATGCAGGGCGGAGGCACGTAGAACAATGAGTTCATGAAATCCTTCTGTAGAAACTCACTTTATATTCaaagttaaaataaaattattttttaagtacGTGTAATAGatgttgatttttttaatttttttttatagttttatttatttctatattttgaacccaacaacaataatataatcatTGTAATTTTACTGGTGAAATTTGGGTAGAATAGGAAGTACGCAAATTTTATTCTATATTGTGATGatgtagagagattgtttctgtTGACCCTCAGACCAAGGAAAAATATAGTACTATTAAAATAgatcaaaaaaaataatgaaagtgaaaaaatcataacaaaatactataaaagaaaaaatgacaattattATATCACGTGAATCCTTAATGAAAATTTTAGTTCTGCTACTAATTGTTTATCTTCTCAAAATAGGACTAAGAAATTACAAGACAGtcagaaaattaatatttaatgtGACTATCGAATGCATTTTCTCACAACATGGTTATAGTGGGGCGGTTGAAATTTTTTCATCCTATAGAGATCTCAGATTCGAATTTTCTTTTTACTAAAATCGATGTCTCCACAAATGAATCCTGCAATATatgtacgaatttaaatttagtCAGACTTTAATAGAGATTTTTATTCTAGACCCCTCCCTCATTTTCCCTTTGCTACCCCTtatgcaataattttttttttataaactagAGAATTACATTTTCCCTTGCTTTGAAATACTCCTAATTGTGGGTTGATGGGTAAGTGATCAATGTGTGTTTAAAAGCAGTACTTGTTCTTTCACTTATTAACTTGATATAAAAATCcggaaaaatatttattttacatttaattTGCACCATATTTTTTAGAGTTTAAGTTCTGTGCATCGTCAGTGCATAAAATATTATACACTATCAGTTAACTTGACCTGCAGCAGGTTATCcaattatgtatataaaaaaattagataacCTGCAATAACAAGTCAAGTTTACCTGATAGTGTAAAATATTTTGTACACTAACgatgcacaaaacttaaattctattttttatataatttcctTACTATTATATATCTTCAATACTTGATTGGGGAcccaaaattattaaaaaaaaaaaaaaaaaaaaaaaaaagcctctCTACCTTTATAAAATAGGTAGACATTACCTCATTTATGAAATTAGGCGAGttgaatatgttattatatttattgtagTATTTGATTtgcctcatatatatatatacaaaaagaaaaCACCCGTCTGCTTGTACATTGTTGTGTAGTGACTAGGTCAACATATAAAAGTATACAAGAActgtttaataatttatataaaaaatagtgtTCCGACATTCACGGTACTTCAATTCAATGAGAAAGATTGACTAAATCGatgaattaatttattatttcagaATAAATTGCTAGAGCTTTGtgtttagtttttaaaaatattaattatcaaaggaaaattatattaattaaaagagaaaaaagcaaAGTCAtgattaattctttattttaaagtgGGTAAAGAAAGCACATGCAAGGCTTCTTGTGGATGTCTTTTCTTCCACCACAAAGTgcaaagtaaaacttacctttaatccttttttttcaaaattaattttccaTACATGCACCAATGTATACATTTTTGACTGGTAAGCTAATAATTAGATCATAAATAATCATTAGCAGCTCcaaatcatttgatttttagattcTATTATAACAACTCTTGGCTAATAAGTTCTCATTTACTTTCAAACTGTTGAATTTTTGCTAGTGATTTTATTCGGACAATCGCTATCCATCatccctttttttcttcttacaCTATTTCTTTGTGAATATGCAAATAGcacataatgaaaataaaatggtGGACCGGGTTACATTTGGTGTCGATCTATATAGATCCCGGCCTCAAATCAATGAGGCGACAAAGATTTAATTATATAGCTAATTTCAACTTATTTGTGTTTGAATTTATATAGCTAATTTTTAACTTATTGGAGATTGAGACAGAATTCGTAAAGTTAATTTCAACTTACTTGGATTCATATAGTCAATTTCAAACTTATTTGAAATCGAAACGTAATTATTGATGATGCAATTGATTTTCGCTTAAACATTCTCAATAACTTCATGTTATCGTTGGATTATATATATGTGATCAAAATTCAATAACGTTTtccctttttcatcttttttcctttttaactttCAATTGCTTTAAAAAGTGTACTTCTCATAGACCTcgaaattcagaaaaaaaaaaaaaaaaaaaaaaaatagctctTGTAACGAGGTCAAACAAATAAAACCTACTTGCAAATCTAACCTCTAGAAAATTGACAATGGCCGACAATATGTTCCACCCTCCATATGTGAACAAAATCCACTCTTTCCCCAGATCTTGATTATGTTTCCACACCACCCATATCtttctttgttttgaaaaatGTAGGCACAATAGTGGTATTCAAAGAGGAGCCTTTAACTGATAAAATTATTATCGTTTGACCAGAAGGATACGTAACAGACTTTTGTGGTCTAACCCTTGCCACCAAACGCATAGCGAAAGATTTATGTACACCAAGCTATCCTTTTTATGAGATTAATAGAACTCAAACAGTACATTTTCTTTTAATAGTTAGTAGGAGCCTGTTATTAACACTAATGATAtaaaatcaaaaagttgaaaagatATTAAAGGATGAACAAGTGAACATGAATTTACCTTTAATAcgcttttttttttgtttttttatttcctCAGGATAAAATGCCAACCATCTTTACATACAAGGTACAAAATCTCATAGCCCCACTATAGACGGTACACCATTAATTAAAATGGACCATTACCCAGCTAGCTGTGATAATTCTCAAAATGTAAAGATGGTAAGCAAATTAACATGTGATAATAACTAGAACTTAATAGTACTTAGCTAGAGATAAGTAGAGCACTGTTATTGGACATTATACATATGACATATGTAATAACCAAGTGGAAGATGGATTACTAAAAGTCTATTAAGGaaatatatttaaaagacatTTAAGAATATATCCTTCTATAGAGTTGAATTGGTCATTCTCTTGACTCCTTAGTCTTCTTGGACAATGGCTCAGGTGAAGAAGTAACTGATGATGTAGCCACTGACCATGAGTCATTGGAGTAATCTGAGCTAAATGACACATCCATTACTCCTGTTGGACTCCCTGGCAATGTCCCGAACTTTCTTTTATTTGAATGATGAAAATCAATGTTGCAAGCCACCTCTTGTATTAGCCTGTAACATTCTTCCACTTTGTCCTGTTACATGACACAAATTTTAttagtaaaaactcaaaataCGTCTCGGCCTCAAACAAGTTAAGTCGACTATGTACATTTTAAATTCTAAACCACTACCTCTATTTGCTTTCATGTAATATAAGTCAAAGTAGAGACAATGTGATTATAAGTTCAAACCTTGACAATTCCAAGGATGCCCAAAAGTTGATCTTGGTACTTCTCACCAATGCAAGGCTGTAGCCTATCAAGAACATGTAGCACTGTGGCAGAAGCCATTGCAGAAGGCAGGTAACCAATGAATCTACCATCTGTCATTGGCAAATATACCAAATGCCAGTTAGAAAACAGTTCATAACACTAAAGATTGTTTGCAGTTCATGTAACGTGACGATATAATTAAGCAAATAAGAATTGTGTCTACAGACATAAACATGCTTACCAGTAATTGCGTAGAGAAGCACCTTCTCACATCTCCCCagaaattccaatgataaaaagTTCTTCAATCCAAGCCTCcttgtaataaaatcaagaaatgaaaatGGGGTCACTGGATTCATCTTCCACTTTAGTGTAGACAGTACCAACAGCTCCATTCTCTGAACTGTCTTTGGCTCAAACACAAATCTTGATTCCTCAACCtgacaaaaaaagaaaacatccaaatcaatcaaacatacttatatcatgaaaaaagaaaaacaattcaATGCACTAAAGTCCTCACTATGCACGGGGTCTGAGGAAAGGCCGAACGTAAAATTATAGCTCTTGCTATGCACGGAGTTTAGGAAAGGTCCGGACCACAAGGGTCACAGAAACAAATTTACAAGATAAAACAAATTAAGATTTTCTTGGAACATACTTGGAGGTCAAGAAGAAGAGGAACTTCAGTTTCTTCAACTTTAGCAGCAAGTGAAAGACAAGCCACAGCAACAAGTTGACTCATCCATGGTTTATGATTCTTTAACTGATCAAAGGTTAAAAGAAACCTATCAAAGTAGTTAACTGCAAGAAATGCAGTTTGTGCAGCAAAAGAGTAATAACCAGTGACTTTGAGTATCCATTCAACTGCTTCTCTTCTTGCTGAAATTAAACACTGGTTCTTTTCCAACAAATTGTagtttattttactttctgtttctTTAGTAAACAAAGTGGTAAGTTCTCCTTCTTCCCATAATAAGTCATGTGGAGAACTTTCTATTTCTCCTTCAGTGAAAAGATCATCTTCTTCACAGTACAAAGCAtctaatgaaaatggtatatTTTCTTGATGTTGTTGCTTGTCTTGTtcttgatgatgattgtgagtcATTATCTTCTTCTGAGAAGAAGAAGGTTAGTTGTGTTTTCATTTACTTCATTCTATTCAAAGAACTGaaaaaaaatgagatgagaaaAAGAGCTTGTTGTTGATAGTGTTGAAGAGAGAGTATATGAGGGAGAGAAGAGGAAAATGGGGAATGGGAATAAGGGAGACGGGGGAAGATGAGATGAGTTTTTATTTTGGGAATTTGGATTGTTTTTtggtatgttttttatttttaaaagaaaattaaattttatggatttattatttttgtgtgtatgtgtatatataggaGGACTatatagaagaaaattattaTGGGATATCATGCAACATAATAACTCGACACGTGAGGTTCGTGCGTGTTACTAATATGGTTGGGGACCCCAATTATAATAGAGCGTGTAGTTTTAACATTAGTAAAAACTTTTTGGCAgagtaataagtatttatttatttttataatttttgagtaTTAGGTATATAATTATTTCTGATAAGGTAACATAAATTTTTCTTGACACAAATTTGATTTAGATATATAGATCTTAAAGTGATTATTGAGGAAACAATAATAAAGAGGTAGATTTAGCCTAAAAAAAGTATCGAGAAATAGCTTCTTTGTGTTTAAGAGAGTGATAATGTGTGTATACGCATACACCTGTTCTTCTCAAATCTATTTTGTCATATAATAttgagtatattgttgttgtaataaaGAGATGGATCAATTAGCTCTAAATACTCTTATTATTTTGAGTACACAATCGAATTCTTTTATAATagttatctattgtaataatGTTTATTATAACGATCCAATTTTCTTAGATcgatttttcattatattttctttacaAGGCAACTAAATAATATCGACGCCAACAATGTCATTACAATGAGATTTGAttgtatatttttgtaatttagcTAATGTGGACGGAAAAAGTATTATTCACTCCATATTTACATTAAATTATGATactttattaataattaaatgataaattaaaatagaataggCATTAATNNNNNNNNNNNNNNNNNNNNNNNNNNNNNNNNNNNNNNNNNNNNNNNNNNNNNNNNNNNNNNNNNNNNNNNNNNNNNNNNNNNNNNNNNNNNNNNNNNNNNNNNNNNNNNNNNNNNNNNNNNNNNNNNNNNNNNNNNNNNNNNNNNNNNNNNNNNNNNNNNNNNNNNNNNNNNNNNNNNNNNNNNNNNNNNNNNNNNNNNNNNNNNNNNNNNNNNNNNNNNNNNNNNNNNNNNNNNNNNNNNNNNNNNNNNNNNNNNNNNNNNNNNNNNNNNNNNNNNNNNNNNNNNNNNNNNNNNNNNNNNNNNNNNNNNNNNNNNNNNNNNNNNNNNNNNNNNNNNNNNNNNNNNNNNNNNNNNNNNNNNNNNNNNNNNNNNNNNNNNNNNNNNNNNNNNNNNNNNNNNNNNNNNNNNNNNNNNNNNNNNNNNNNNNNNNNNNNNNNNNNNNNNNNNNNNNNNNNNNNNNNNNNNNNNNNNNNNNNNNNNNNNNNNNNNNNNNNNNNNNNNNNNNNNNNNNNNNNNNNNNNNNNNNNNNNNNNNNNNNNNNNNNNNNNNNNNNNNNNNNNNNNNNNNNNNNNNNNNNNNNNNNNNNNNNNNNNNNNNNNNNNNNNNNNNNNNNNNNNNNNNNNNNNNNNNNNNNNNNNNNNNNNNNNNNNNNNNNNNNNNNNNNNNNNNNNNNNNNNNNNNNNNNNNNNNNNNNNNNNNNNNNNNNNNNNNNNNNNNNNNNNNNNNNNNNNNNNNNNNNNNNNNNNNNNNNNNNNNNNNNNNNNNNNNNNNNNNNNNNNNNNNNNNNNNNNNNNNNNNNNNNNNNNNNNNNNNNNNNNNNNNNNNNNNNNNNNNNNNNNNNNNNNNNNNNNNNNNNNNNNNNNNNNNNNNNNNNNNNNNNNNNNNNNNNNNNNNNNNNNNNNNNNNNNNNNNNNNNNNNNNNNNNNNNNNNNNNNNNNNNNNNNNNNNNNNNNNNNNNNNNNNNNNNNNNNNNNNNNNNNNNNNNNNNNNNNNNNNNNNNNNNNNNNNNNNNNNNNNNNNNNNNNNNNNNNNNNNNNNNNNNNNNNNNNNNNNNNNNNNNNNNNNNNNNNNNNNNNNNNNNNNNNNNNNNNNNNNNNNNNNNNNNNNNNNNNNNNNNNNNNNNNNNNNNNNNNNNNNNNNNNNNNNNNNNNNNNNNNNNNNNNNNNNNNNNNNNNNNNNNNNNNNNNNNNNNNNNNNNNNNNNNNNNNNNNNNNNNNNNNNNNNNNNNNNNNNNNNNNNNNNNNNNNNNNNNNNNNNNNNNNNNNNNNNNNNNNNNNNNNNNNNNNNNNNNNNNNNNNNNNNNNNNNNNNNNNNNNNNNNNNNNNNNNNNNNNNNNNNNNNNNNNNNNNNNNNNNNNNNNNNNNNNNNNNNNNNNNNNNNNNNNNNNNNNNNNNNNNNNNNNNNNNNNNNNNNNNNNNNNNNNNNNNNNNNNNNNNNNNNNNNNNNNNNNNNNNNNNNNNNNNNNNNNNNNNNNNNNNNNNNNNNNNNNNNNNNNNNNNNNNNNNNNNNNNNNNNNNNNNNNNNNNNNNNNNNNNNNNNNNNNNNNNNNNNNNNNNNNNNNNNNNNNNNNNNNNNNNNNNNNNNNNNNNNNNNNNNNNNNNNNNNNNNNNNNNNNNNNNNNNNNNNNNNNNNNNNNNNNNNNNNNNNNNNNNNNNNNNNNNNNNNNNNNNNNNNNNNNNNNNNNNNNNNNNNNNNNNNNNNNNNNNNNNNNNNNNNNNNNNNNNNNNNNNNNNNNNNNNNNNNNNNNNNNNNNNNNNNNNNNNNNNNNNNNNNNNNNNNNNNNNNNNNNNNNNNNNNNNNNNNNNNNNNNNNNNNNNNNNNNNNNNNNNNNNNNNNNNNNNNNNNNNNNNNNNNNNNNNNNNNNNNNNNNNNNNNNNNNNNNNNNNNNNNNNNNNNNNNNNNNNNNNNNNNNNNNNNNNNNNNNNNNNNNNNNNNNNNNNNNNNNNNNNNNNNNNNNNNNNNNNNNNNNNNNNNNNNNNNNNNNNNNNNNNNNNNNNNNNNNNNNNNNNNNNNNNNNNNNNNNNNNNNNNNNNNNNNNNNNNNNNNNNNNNNNNNNNNNNNNNNNNNNNNNNNNNNNNNNNNNNNNNNNNNNNNNNNNNNNNNNNNNNNNNNNNNNNNNNNNNNNNNNNNNNNNNNNNNNNNNNNNNNNNNNNNNNNNNNNNNNNNNNNNNNNNNNNNNNNNNNNNNNNNNNNNNNNNNNNNNNNNNNNNNNNNNNNNNNNNNNNNNNNNNNNNNNNNNNNNNNNNNNNNNNNNNNNNNNNNNNNNNNNNNNNNNNNNNNNNNNNNNNNNNNNNNNNNNNNNNNNNNNNNNNNNNNNNNNNNNNNNNNNNNNNNNNNNNNNNNNNNNNNNNNNNNNNNNNNNNNNNNNNNNNNNNNNNNNNNNNNNNNNNNNNNNNNNNNNNNNNNNNNNNNNNNNNNNNNNNNNNNNNNNNNNNNNNNNNNNNNNNNNNNNNNNNNNNNNNNNNNNNNNNNNNNNNNNNNNNNNNNNNNNNNNNNNNNNNNNNNNNNNNNNNNNNNNNNNNNNNNNNNNNNNNNNNNNNNNNNNNNNNNNNNNNNNNNNNNNNNNNNNNNNNNNNNNNNNNNNNNNNNNNNNNNNNNNNNNNNNNNNNNNNNNNNNNNNNNNNNNNNNNNNNNNNNNNNNNNNNNNNNNNNNNNNNNNNNNNNNNNNNNNNNNNNNNNNNNNNNNNNNNNNNNNNNNNNNNNNNNNNNNNNNNNNNNNNNNNNNNNNNNNNNNNNNNNNNNNNNNNNNNNNNNNNNNNNNNNNNNNNNNNNNNNNNNNNNNNNNNNNNNNNNNNNNNNNNNNNNNNNNNNNNNNNNNNNNNNNNNNNNNNNNNNNNNNNNNNNNNNNNNNNNNNNNNNNNNNNNNNNNNNNNNNNNNNNNNNNNNNNNNNNNNNNNNNNNNNNNNNNNNNNNNNNNNNNNNNNNNNNNNNNNNNNNNNNNNNNNNNNNNNNNNNNNNNNNNNNNNNNNNNNNNNNNNNNNNNNNNNNNNNNNNNNNNAAGTGTTCATTGAGAGATCTGGTGAATATACGTATTTTTTACTATCTTATTATGCCCCTAGCAATAGTAGATTAATctaataatatatatgtaaagtTTACTAAATCAACAAGTATTAAATTCTAAATCCAAAGTTTCAAAATAGACGAATTTCGTGGTAAAACATAAAGGTTGCCTATAAGGTATTTAAGCTACAACCAAGTAAATAAAATACGTAGTTAAcggaaaatataaaactataaTTAATTAAGTAGAAGCGAAATATATCAATATCTTCATAAATTTGTGAGTATATATCTCAATCACATACTTAAATTGTGATATTTTTTAACTAATCACATGCGCgcccacatatatgtatatatatatatatatgtgtgtcaATTGATACTTGCGagtcaaatttttaaaagaattatgaACATATTCCCGCACATATTACGTAGAATAAGACGTTTACTAAAACTATTTTACTAATTATGTACTATTCAAATGCTTATCAATAAAATGAACTAAATGTATTCCACCTAAAGTAaagcaaagaaaacaaaagatgaaaaaaaaaaaagtgaccaAAGGGAACAGTTGACTAGTGAATGCAGGCACTGTAAAGTTTGCAGCAGAAATGACAACATTACAGCTTCAACCAAAAAAAGTTCATCTTCACATTAGCCAACTACTACTTC
Proteins encoded in this window:
- the LOC107867184 gene encoding cyclin-D3-3, translated to MTHNHHQEQDKQQHQENIPFSLDALYCEEDDLFTEGEIESSPHDLLWEEGELTTLFTKETESKINYNLLEKNQCLISARREAVEWILKVTGYYSFAAQTAFLAVNYFDRFLLTFDQLKNHKPWMSQLVAVACLSLAAKVEETEVPLLLDLQVEESRFVFEPKTVQRMELLVLSTLKWKMNPVTPFSFLDFITRRLGLKNFLSLEFLGRCEKVLLYAITDGRFIGYLPSAMASATVLHVLDRLQPCIGEKYQDQLLGILGIVKDKVEECYRLIQEVACNIDFHHSNKRKFGTLPGSPTGVMDVSFSSDYSNDSWSVATSSVTSSPEPLSKKTKESRE